One genomic region from Spirulina subsalsa PCC 9445 encodes:
- a CDS encoding YggT family protein: protein MSPEIISLLVQSLSNFLYIYSLLLLVRVLLSWFQTAAWAQQTMSFLSPITDPYLNIFRSFIPPLGGLDLSPMLAFLVLGWVGPVIIQVLGQLLYSFARF from the coding sequence ATGAGTCCAGAAATTATCAGCCTCTTGGTTCAGAGCCTTTCTAATTTTCTCTATATCTACTCTCTCCTGTTGTTGGTGCGGGTGTTACTCAGTTGGTTTCAAACCGCCGCTTGGGCCCAGCAAACCATGTCATTCCTTAGCCCCATCACAGACCCCTACTTAAATATCTTCCGCTCGTTTATCCCCCCCCTGGGTGGTCTGGATTTATCCCCCATGTTGGCCTTTCTGGTGTTAGGTTGGGTCGGCCCAGTGATTATTCAGGTACTGGGTCAACTCCTCTACAGTTTTGCCCGCTTCTAG
- a CDS encoding extracellular solute-binding protein encodes MITRRGFLRHSVAFSAGAALAPILTGCGADNALTLRIQLLNRSLPLRLIGQFRKSLPTGNRLAVVPEAQLAQIFDLLKTWQTIAQGEEVNQPWWNQIPVVGKPLPSPANLVSLGDVWLKSAIKQNFIQPFREVEQWQGWDNLPTPWQNVVRRNGEGHYDGQGEIWGAPYRWGNTLIAYHQDALRSLKWTPQDWGDLWHPDLRDRLTVINQPREIIGLTLKKLGYSYNTPDLNAVPELLPELKKLAQQIKFYSSTHYLQPLVIKDAWVAVGWSSDILPLMRQHPQIKAVVPASGTARWVDLWVKPQGTNNPALDPLLQQWVEFYWQNPSAQNITLNTSGTSPILLTRDRSTLPPDLQDQPLRLPPAEVIENSEFLLPLPDSTGQQYEEFWRAMRTANLHTTSPS; translated from the coding sequence ATGATTACTCGTCGCGGTTTTTTACGTCATAGTGTGGCCTTCAGTGCAGGGGCGGCTCTTGCCCCGATCCTAACAGGGTGTGGGGCAGATAATGCCTTAACGTTGCGGATTCAACTCTTAAATCGTTCTTTGCCTCTGCGCTTAATTGGGCAGTTTCGCAAAAGTTTACCGACGGGCAATCGTTTGGCCGTGGTGCCAGAAGCCCAATTAGCCCAAATCTTTGACTTGTTGAAAACTTGGCAGACTATCGCCCAAGGGGAGGAAGTGAATCAACCTTGGTGGAATCAGATTCCTGTGGTGGGGAAACCGCTCCCCAGTCCCGCCAATTTGGTCAGTTTGGGGGATGTTTGGCTCAAATCGGCCATTAAACAGAATTTTATTCAACCCTTCCGTGAGGTGGAACAGTGGCAAGGCTGGGACAATCTGCCCACGCCTTGGCAAAATGTGGTGAGACGCAATGGAGAGGGTCATTATGATGGACAAGGGGAGATTTGGGGCGCACCCTATCGGTGGGGGAATACTTTAATTGCTTATCATCAAGATGCTCTGAGGTCGCTAAAATGGACTCCCCAAGATTGGGGGGATCTCTGGCATCCGGATTTACGCGATCGCCTCACCGTCATCAACCAACCGCGAGAAATCATCGGCCTGACCCTGAAAAAACTCGGATACTCCTACAATACCCCCGACCTCAACGCCGTCCCCGAACTCCTCCCGGAACTGAAAAAACTCGCCCAACAAATTAAATTTTATAGTTCCACCCACTACCTACAACCCCTTGTGATCAAAGATGCTTGGGTCGCCGTGGGCTGGTCATCGGACATCCTCCCCCTCATGCGGCAACATCCCCAAATTAAAGCCGTCGTTCCGGCCTCGGGAACAGCGCGCTGGGTGGATTTATGGGTCAAACCCCAAGGGACTAACAACCCTGCCCTTGACCCCCTCCTGCAACAATGGGTTGAGTTCTACTGGCAAAACCCCTCCGCCCAAAATATCACCCTCAACACCAGTGGCACCTCTCCCATCCTCCTCACCCGCGACCGTTCCACCCTACCCCCCGACCTCCAAGACCAACCCCTCCGTCTCCCCCCTGCTGAAGTGATCGAGAATAGCGAGTTTTTATTACCGCTTCCAGACTCCACAGGTCAACAATATGAGGAATTTTGGCGAGCCATGCGCACTGCAAACCTCCATACAACCTCCCCCAGTTGA
- a CDS encoding DUF4330 domain-containing protein → MNILDSKGRLFGKLSILDFGAAVVILLVIIGIFFIPGSPSPLAQGGSGQPIEVDVIVRGLSVRNPLDFIETLAAKESTNIVLRNQPSGSAEIKSVTPLERQVVIPQPDGSAAALPDPRPFEYSADMIITLGGNAQITSNGPVLGNSQVKVGTPIELDAPEYNFRGTVIEVRILD, encoded by the coding sequence ATGAATATTCTAGATTCCAAAGGTCGTTTATTCGGTAAACTCAGCATCCTCGATTTTGGGGCGGCTGTGGTGATTTTACTGGTCATTATTGGCATTTTCTTCATCCCCGGCAGTCCTAGTCCTTTGGCACAAGGGGGAAGTGGTCAACCCATTGAAGTGGATGTCATTGTGCGGGGGTTAAGTGTCCGGAATCCCCTAGACTTTATTGAAACATTAGCCGCTAAGGAAAGCACCAATATTGTCTTACGAAATCAACCCAGTGGTTCCGCAGAAATCAAGAGCGTTACGCCCCTAGAACGACAAGTTGTTATCCCTCAGCCCGATGGTTCCGCCGCCGCTCTACCAGACCCCCGACCTTTTGAATATAGTGCAGATATGATAATTACCTTGGGCGGGAATGCACAAATAACGTCCAATGGTCCGGTTTTGGGAAATAGTCAGGTAAAAGTGGGAACTCCTATTGAATTGGATGCGCCAGAATACAATTTTCGCGGCACGGTGATTGAAGTCCGAATTTTGGACTAG
- the psb34 gene encoding photosystem II assembly protein Psb34 → MPYTQEEGGRLNNFAAEPKMYVAEPPSKKEQRNYIIAGAAALALVSGVIFIAFSIS, encoded by the coding sequence ATGCCCTATACCCAAGAAGAAGGCGGCCGGCTCAACAACTTTGCAGCAGAACCTAAAATGTATGTTGCTGAACCTCCTTCCAAGAAAGAACAACGAAACTATATCATTGCGGGTGCTGCCGCATTGGCCTTAGTCTCTGGTGTAATTTTTATTGCTTTCTCTATTTCTTAG
- a CDS encoding GrpB family protein, producing the protein MRKVEVVAYNPQWGEMFVAEAEHIASVLGANIVAIHHMGSTAIPGIHAKPIIDLLVEVQDIEQVDEYNAAMERMGYQAMGEFGIATRRYFPKENLEGVRTHHVHIFPAGSEQVKRHLMFRDYLISHPEDAQVYSKLKQDLAQQYPTDIEKYMDGKDGLIKILEQKARDYFKGEQL; encoded by the coding sequence ATGAGAAAGGTTGAAGTGGTGGCTTATAATCCCCAATGGGGGGAAATGTTTGTGGCAGAAGCTGAACACATTGCCTCGGTATTGGGGGCGAATATTGTAGCGATTCATCATATGGGTAGCACGGCCATTCCGGGGATTCATGCTAAACCGATTATTGATCTCTTGGTAGAAGTGCAGGATATTGAGCAAGTGGATGAATATAATGCCGCGATGGAGAGAATGGGTTATCAAGCTATGGGAGAATTTGGGATTGCTACTCGTCGATATTTTCCCAAGGAGAATTTAGAGGGAGTGCGTACTCATCATGTCCATATTTTTCCGGCAGGTTCAGAACAGGTGAAACGTCATCTCATGTTTAGAGATTATTTAATAAGTCACCCAGAAGATGCACAGGTTTATAGTAAACTTAAGCAAGATTTAGCGCAACAGTATCCTACAGATATTGAAAAATATATGGACGGAAAAGATGGGTTAATTAAAATTCTTGAACAAAAGGCAAGGGACTATTTTAAAGGGGAGCAATTATGA
- the psbP gene encoding photosystem II reaction center PsbP, producing MRKKIIVFLSGMLVFLTACTSGVGNLQTYVSANQGYEFKYPNGWVQVTVEEASEGVDVVFRDIVEHSENLSLIISDVPPDKTLRELGTPSEVGYRFLKVTNQRNLEREVELISAELEKVEKNTYYILEYAVTFANQQKRHNIASVAVSHGKLFTFNLSTVERRWSQVKGVFNAVVRSFVVY from the coding sequence ATGAGAAAAAAAATCATTGTATTTTTATCGGGAATGTTGGTGTTTTTGACGGCTTGTACATCGGGGGTAGGTAATTTACAGACTTATGTTTCAGCTAATCAAGGCTATGAGTTTAAGTATCCTAACGGTTGGGTGCAGGTGACGGTTGAGGAGGCATCTGAGGGGGTGGATGTGGTGTTCCGGGATATTGTAGAACACAGTGAGAATTTAAGTCTAATTATTAGTGATGTTCCCCCGGATAAAACCTTGAGAGAGTTGGGGACTCCTTCTGAGGTGGGGTATCGTTTTTTGAAGGTAACGAATCAAAGAAATTTAGAGCGGGAGGTGGAGTTAATTAGTGCGGAGTTAGAAAAAGTCGAAAAAAATACTTACTATATTTTAGAATATGCGGTGACTTTTGCCAATCAACAGAAACGTCATAATATTGCAAGTGTTGCTGTCAGTCATGGCAAGTTATTCACGTTTAATTTATCGACGGTTGAGAGACGTTGGTCCCAAGTGAAAGGGGTATTTAATGCGGTGGTTCGCTCTTTTGTGGTTTACTGA
- a CDS encoding Maf family protein — protein sequence MSPRFVLGSASPARLQLLQQVGIQAIAQKSGFDESLVQCEDPVELVNTLAERKAEIVAPQFPDALVLGCDSVLSVAGEIHGKPESTEEAIARWQKMRGNTGILYTGHALLHHQKQQKMVRCGQTIVHFADISDRIIEAYVATGEPMNCAGCFAIDGQGGLFVEKLEGCHSNVIGLSLPLLHQMLNHLGYSITEFW from the coding sequence ATGTCTCCTCGTTTTGTTTTAGGTTCTGCGTCTCCGGCTCGTTTACAATTGTTGCAACAGGTAGGAATTCAGGCGATCGCACAAAAAAGCGGTTTTGATGAGTCCTTGGTGCAGTGCGAGGATCCGGTAGAATTGGTGAACACCCTCGCAGAACGCAAAGCCGAAATCGTCGCCCCCCAGTTTCCCGATGCCTTAGTATTAGGGTGTGACTCTGTGTTATCCGTGGCTGGGGAGATTCACGGGAAACCGGAATCAACGGAAGAGGCGATCGCACGGTGGCAGAAAATGCGCGGCAACACCGGAATCCTCTACACTGGACACGCTTTATTACACCACCAGAAACAGCAGAAAATGGTTCGGTGTGGTCAAACGATTGTTCATTTTGCTGATATTAGCGATCGCATTATTGAGGCCTACGTTGCTACAGGAGAACCCATGAACTGTGCAGGTTGTTTTGCCATTGATGGTCAAGGGGGGTTATTTGTAGAGAAACTAGAAGGCTGTCACAGTAACGTGATTGGCTTAAGTTTACCCCTGCTGCACCAGATGCTCAACCACCTCGGTTATAGCATTACCGAATTTTGGTGA
- a CDS encoding DUF565 domain-containing protein, whose protein sequence is MQNTRFNTILDEVGDRTVQLINNPWRRVSIVFIGLLVGFFLGSAIPSTTGQMSIWDVPAAAVVMLIIEGLSRFIYSRSRLVRSGITARRTFFLDAVNSIKMGMTYGLFLEAFKLNS, encoded by the coding sequence ATGCAGAATACTCGTTTTAATACGATTCTTGATGAAGTTGGCGATCGCACCGTCCAGTTAATCAATAACCCGTGGCGGCGTGTTTCTATTGTATTTATTGGCTTACTGGTGGGGTTTTTTCTCGGCAGCGCTATCCCCAGCACCACCGGACAAATGTCCATCTGGGACGTTCCGGCGGCCGCCGTTGTTATGTTAATCATTGAAGGACTGAGCCGTTTTATCTACAGTCGGAGTCGTTTAGTCCGGTCTGGGATTACCGCCAGACGCACGTTTTTCCTTGATGCTGTCAATTCAATCAAAATGGGTATGACCTACGGTTTATTTTTGGAAGCGTTCAAACTCAATTCTTGA
- a CDS encoding glycosyltransferase family 2 protein yields MPKVTVCVPTYNRQHFLSVAIASVLAQTYADWELVVCDDGSTDGTPEMMTQYQDPRIRYIRHETNIGKSNNMRSGYEAATGEYFIKFDDDDRLTPDFLTQTSSILDQYPDVDFVGTDHWLIDEQNQRNPEATQTNSQRWGRHQLTPGLVDNLLEVVFVQQSFQVGATLFRYSALKAVDFMRPNLQNCEDNDLFVRLALAGKVAYYLPELLMEYRFHGEQQGLQRDIRYLTDKVAYLEYFQFDTDSLEKNRRSRLAESQLMLGLRLIEAGDSTQGRNLIQQSNQYTGGSRKATLALLLSYLPLSLNHTLLNRWRKVRPADYAEQVRQGQNQ; encoded by the coding sequence ATGCCCAAAGTTACCGTTTGCGTTCCCACCTACAACCGTCAACATTTCCTTAGTGTTGCCATTGCCAGTGTTCTCGCTCAAACCTATGCCGACTGGGAGTTAGTGGTCTGTGATGATGGTTCAACCGATGGCACTCCTGAAATGATGACCCAGTACCAAGATCCCAGAATTCGCTACATTCGCCATGAAACCAACATCGGCAAAAGCAATAATATGAGATCCGGTTATGAAGCGGCAACCGGGGAATATTTTATCAAATTTGACGATGATGATCGACTCACTCCCGACTTTTTAACCCAAACCAGCTCCATTTTAGACCAGTATCCCGACGTGGATTTTGTAGGAACCGATCACTGGTTAATTGATGAACAAAATCAACGGAATCCTGAAGCTACCCAGACCAATTCCCAACGCTGGGGACGACATCAATTAACCCCCGGCCTTGTAGACAATCTCCTAGAAGTGGTCTTTGTTCAACAGAGTTTTCAAGTGGGGGCGACCTTATTCCGCTATTCCGCGTTAAAAGCCGTTGATTTTATGCGACCGAACCTGCAAAACTGCGAAGATAACGACCTATTTGTACGGTTAGCCTTAGCGGGAAAAGTCGCCTACTACTTACCCGAATTACTCATGGAATACCGTTTCCACGGCGAACAACAAGGCCTACAACGGGATATTCGCTACCTGACCGATAAAGTGGCTTATTTGGAGTATTTCCAGTTTGACACAGACTCTCTGGAAAAAAATCGGCGATCGCGCCTTGCAGAAAGCCAACTTATGTTAGGATTGCGCCTGATTGAAGCCGGAGACAGCACCCAAGGTCGAAACCTGATTCAACAGTCCAACCAATACACCGGAGGCTCTCGTAAAGCGACCCTTGCGCTTCTCTTATCTTACCTGCCCCTATCCCTCAATCATACCCTCTTAAACCGATGGCGGAAAGTCCGTCCGGCTGACTATGCCGAACAAGTCCGACAAGGACAAAATCAATAA
- a CDS encoding glycosyltransferase family 4 protein encodes MKILMLSATFPYPPTRGGTQVRTFNLLNYLRDRHQITLVTQNTPDVTPSEIAELRQKVAQLQVFPRLTPDAATGGLWGKIQRFTQFFREGTPPSVLAVFSPQMQNWITERVQEGEFDVITCEHSVNEIFVQPQWKNQVRTVVNIHSSVYATCQQQLETQTADNPLRDRLNLPLLKKYEQRYCAKFSHLVATTPEDQTSLQQLSPSSEISVIPNGVDLTLFPPRPQDPGGEKLVFIGAMDNTPNIDAVCFFSREVFPKLRQKYPEITLDLVGARPVPLVQELSQIPGVNVTGKVPSMVDYLHQATLCLVPMRTGFGIKNKTLEAMAAGIPVVGSDRGLEGLRVDGTGVPLAALRANTIPEYISAVARLLQDATLRAEISQNARQLIEEHYTWEQAGRRYEKVLRGISLE; translated from the coding sequence ATGAAAATCCTCATGCTATCGGCGACCTTTCCCTATCCTCCCACAAGGGGAGGAACTCAAGTCCGCACGTTTAATTTACTCAACTATTTGCGCGATCGCCATCAAATCACCCTTGTCACCCAAAACACCCCCGATGTCACCCCCTCAGAAATCGCCGAGTTGCGCCAAAAGGTCGCTCAATTGCAGGTGTTCCCCCGTCTTACTCCCGATGCGGCGACAGGAGGCCTCTGGGGTAAAATTCAACGCTTTACGCAGTTTTTCCGTGAAGGGACTCCCCCCAGTGTTTTAGCGGTTTTTTCCCCCCAGATGCAAAACTGGATCACGGAACGGGTGCAAGAGGGGGAATTTGATGTTATTACCTGTGAACATAGTGTTAACGAGATTTTTGTTCAACCCCAATGGAAAAATCAGGTTAGGACGGTGGTGAATATCCACAGTTCTGTTTATGCGACTTGCCAGCAACAATTAGAGACTCAGACGGCCGATAATCCTCTGCGCGATCGCCTCAACCTCCCCCTTTTAAAAAAATACGAACAAAGATACTGCGCCAAATTTTCCCATCTTGTCGCCACCACCCCCGAAGATCAAACCTCTCTCCAACAACTGAGTCCCTCCTCTGAAATTAGCGTTATTCCCAACGGAGTAGATTTAACTCTATTTCCCCCTCGTCCCCAAGATCCGGGGGGAGAGAAATTAGTATTCATTGGAGCAATGGACAACACCCCTAACATTGATGCTGTATGCTTTTTTAGTCGGGAAGTCTTCCCAAAATTGCGACAAAAGTATCCCGAAATTACCCTAGATTTAGTGGGCGCTCGTCCCGTGCCATTGGTGCAGGAATTGAGCCAAATTCCGGGGGTTAATGTGACGGGAAAGGTGCCGTCTATGGTGGATTATTTGCATCAAGCCACCCTTTGCCTTGTCCCCATGCGGACAGGATTTGGGATTAAAAACAAAACCCTCGAAGCAATGGCCGCCGGAATTCCTGTAGTTGGGAGCGATCGCGGTTTAGAAGGATTAAGGGTTGATGGAACGGGAGTTCCCCTTGCGGCTTTACGAGCGAATACCATTCCCGAATATATCAGCGCGGTGGCTCGTCTTTTGCAAGATGCTACTTTAAGAGCAGAAATTTCCCAAAATGCCCGTCAATTAATTGAGGAGCATTACACTTGGGAACAGGCAGGACGACGTTATGAGAAGGTTTTACGGGGAATTTCTCTCGAATAG
- a CDS encoding HAD-IIB family hydrolase has translation MTAQTSILLFTDLDGTLLGSEDYRYDAALPLLARLQAQQIPVIPVTSKTRAEVAGLRETVGLTDPFVVENGSGIWIPQGDPRFPVAGETWGDYTLLRLGGDYATIRQGLRQLEQVLKLPLQGFGDLTVAEIQQLTGLAPQDATQAKQRDFTEPFVTPKTLSPQTLEEAAEALGWQVVVGDRFSHLISPQAGKGKAVQALVEIYQTPGQVFTIGLGNSPNDLPMLEAVDLPIILPGTRGIHSGLAGRGWRVAPCRAPEGWARVLEEVLFERNSP, from the coding sequence ATGACGGCTCAGACTTCCATCCTACTCTTTACCGACCTTGATGGCACCCTTTTAGGCTCAGAAGACTATCGCTATGATGCGGCTTTACCCCTGTTAGCCCGTCTACAAGCCCAACAGATTCCCGTTATCCCCGTAACCAGTAAAACCCGGGCGGAAGTGGCTGGCCTCCGGGAGACTGTGGGCTTAACCGATCCCTTTGTGGTGGAAAATGGTAGTGGGATCTGGATTCCCCAAGGAGATCCCCGGTTTCCGGTGGCGGGAGAAACTTGGGGCGATTATACCCTGTTGCGCTTGGGGGGAGATTATGCCACCATCCGCCAAGGATTGCGCCAATTAGAACAAGTCTTGAAGCTTCCCTTACAGGGTTTTGGGGATTTAACCGTGGCGGAGATCCAACAGTTAACCGGATTAGCCCCCCAAGATGCCACACAGGCCAAACAACGGGACTTTACAGAACCGTTTGTTACCCCGAAAACCCTCAGCCCCCAAACCCTTGAAGAGGCGGCAGAGGCGTTAGGTTGGCAGGTGGTCGTCGGCGATCGCTTTTCCCATTTAATCAGTCCTCAAGCGGGCAAAGGTAAAGCGGTTCAAGCCCTTGTAGAAATCTATCAAACTCCTGGTCAGGTTTTCACCATTGGGTTAGGCAATAGTCCAAATGATCTACCAATGTTAGAAGCCGTAGACCTCCCGATCATTCTCCCCGGCACTCGGGGCATTCATTCCGGTTTAGCTGGGCGGGGGTGGCGAGTCGCTCCCTGTCGGGCTCCGGAAGGGTGGGCGAGAGTGCTGGAGGAGGTTCTATTCGAGAGAAATTCCCCGTAA
- the yqeK gene encoding bis(5'-nucleosyl)-tetraphosphatase (symmetrical) YqeK: MERDRILAWLADQVPPARLRHILGVEQLAQDLAAHYQLNVVQAQKAGLMHDLAKYFPPSRLLAIAQQAGVEIDDICHTTPHLLHAEVSAMIARDEFGETDPEVLSAIRHHTLGQPEMSPLSCVLFIADALEPSRGNSEELVKLRHTMKEDLYGTVWKTSDYGLQYLLNKRCIIHPRTILTRNWAMQQSLKSHGVHPPESLRPSLHEKT, encoded by the coding sequence ATGGAGCGCGATCGCATTTTAGCCTGGTTAGCCGATCAGGTTCCCCCGGCCCGCCTACGCCATATTTTAGGGGTAGAACAACTCGCCCAAGACCTAGCCGCCCACTATCAGCTAAATGTTGTACAAGCCCAGAAAGCGGGTTTGATGCACGATCTCGCCAAATATTTTCCCCCAAGTCGTTTATTAGCGATCGCCCAACAAGCAGGCGTTGAGATTGACGACATCTGCCACACCACCCCCCACCTCCTTCATGCTGAGGTGAGCGCCATGATCGCCCGGGATGAATTCGGCGAAACGGATCCCGAAGTCCTCAGCGCCATCCGCCATCATACCCTTGGGCAACCGGAGATGAGTCCTCTTTCCTGTGTTTTATTCATTGCCGATGCCTTGGAACCGAGTCGCGGCAACAGTGAGGAATTAGTCAAACTGCGCCACACCATGAAAGAGGATCTCTATGGCACAGTCTGGAAAACCAGCGACTATGGGCTGCAATATCTGTTAAATAAACGCTGTATTATTCACCCCCGCACGATTTTGACCCGTAACTGGGCTATGCAGCAGTCGCTCAAATCCCACGGAGTACACCCCCCGGAATCCTTGCGCCCGTCTCTTCATGAAAAAACATAG
- the rsfS gene encoding ribosome silencing factor, with product MTAEVLSLEDSTQRLVATIVQAADDRKAADILALKVTEVSFLADYFILASGFSRTQVRAIADSIEEKVETTWQRHPTQVEGKGENNWIVLDYGEVIAHIMLPTEREFYNLEAFWGHAVRVDLPPELF from the coding sequence ATGACAGCCGAAGTTCTCTCCCTTGAGGACTCCACCCAGCGCTTAGTCGCCACCATTGTCCAGGCCGCCGACGATCGTAAAGCGGCGGATATTCTCGCCCTTAAAGTGACAGAAGTTTCCTTCTTGGCGGATTATTTTATTCTGGCGAGTGGCTTCTCACGAACACAAGTGCGGGCGATCGCCGATTCCATTGAGGAAAAAGTCGAAACCACTTGGCAACGTCATCCCACACAGGTAGAAGGGAAAGGGGAAAACAACTGGATTGTTCTGGATTATGGTGAAGTGATTGCCCATATTATGCTCCCCACTGAACGAGAGTTTTATAATTTAGAAGCATTTTGGGGTCACGCCGTCCGAGTGGATCTCCCCCCGGAATTGTTCTAA